The following proteins are co-located in the Trichormus variabilis 0441 genome:
- a CDS encoding DnaJ C-terminal domain-containing protein yields MAATDFKDYYAILGVSKTATPEEIKQAFRKLARKYHPDVNPGNKQAEASFKEVNEAYEVLSDAEKRQKYDQFGQYWRQVGEGFPGGGAGVDMGGVDFSQYGNFDEFINELLGRFGGAAPRGGRQGYSYRTSGGRPGGGFGGFNDFGFQDVGTAGGGQDAEATISLTFAEAFAGVQKRFNLGNETIDVRIPAGTKPGTRLRVRGKGQFNPMTQQRGDLYLKVEFQPHSFFQIEGDNLACEIPITPDEAALGASIDVPTPDGSVNVKLPAGVRSGQSLRLRGKGWPIAKGGRGDQFVKVAIVPPKDMSQQEREYYEKIRAIRSYNPRSHLQQVKL; encoded by the coding sequence ATGGCTGCAACAGACTTCAAAGACTATTACGCGATTTTGGGAGTTAGTAAAACTGCCACTCCAGAGGAAATTAAACAAGCTTTTCGCAAATTAGCCCGCAAATATCACCCTGATGTTAATCCAGGGAATAAACAGGCGGAAGCAAGCTTCAAGGAAGTTAACGAAGCCTACGAAGTTTTGTCAGATGCCGAAAAACGCCAAAAATACGATCAATTTGGACAATATTGGCGACAAGTAGGCGAAGGCTTCCCTGGGGGTGGCGCTGGTGTCGATATGGGTGGAGTGGACTTCAGCCAATACGGCAATTTTGATGAATTTATTAATGAGTTGTTAGGGCGCTTTGGTGGTGCTGCGCCTCGTGGTGGGCGACAAGGTTACTCTTATCGCACTTCTGGTGGTAGACCAGGAGGTGGTTTTGGCGGCTTTAATGACTTTGGATTTCAAGATGTAGGCACAGCAGGCGGTGGTCAAGATGCCGAAGCTACCATCAGCCTCACTTTTGCTGAAGCTTTTGCTGGAGTTCAAAAGCGCTTTAATTTAGGTAACGAAACTATTGATGTGCGAATTCCGGCTGGTACTAAACCCGGTACTCGCTTACGGGTCAGGGGTAAGGGTCAATTTAACCCCATGACACAACAAAGAGGCGATTTATATTTAAAAGTAGAATTTCAGCCCCACTCATTTTTCCAAATTGAAGGGGATAACTTGGCCTGCGAAATTCCCATTACTCCCGATGAAGCTGCGCTGGGAGCCTCCATTGATGTGCCTACACCCGATGGTTCTGTGAACGTTAAACTACCTGCTGGTGTGCGTTCTGGTCAATCACTCCGTTTACGGGGCAAAGGCTGGCCTATAGCCAAAGGCGGACGGGGTGATCAGTTTGTCAAAGTGGCTATTGTTCCACCAAAAGATATGAGCCAACAAGAGCGAGAATACTATGAAAAAATCCGGGCTATCCGCAGTTACAATCCCCGGAGTCATTTACAACAAGTTAAGTTGTGA
- a CDS encoding peroxiredoxin family protein: MLTSTDFSGLLNERFFRNFLPIPASNELRLDVGTPDFQLPDITNGTLVKLSNYRGKQPVLLAFTRIFTEKQYCPFCFPHIKALNENYEQFTNRGIEVLLVTSTDEKQSQIVVKDLSLKMPLLSDPSCRTFRTYQVGQALGAPLPAQFVLDKDGRLRYKHLFSFFDHNASIEKLLEKFD, from the coding sequence ATGTTAACTTCAACAGATTTTAGTGGCTTATTGAATGAACGGTTCTTTCGTAATTTCTTGCCTATTCCCGCTAGCAACGAATTAAGGCTAGATGTAGGAACACCAGACTTTCAATTACCAGATATTACCAATGGAACATTAGTTAAACTATCAAATTATCGAGGTAAACAGCCTGTATTACTGGCATTTACGCGAATTTTTACAGAAAAGCAATATTGTCCCTTTTGCTTTCCTCACATCAAAGCTTTAAATGAGAACTACGAACAATTTACCAATCGCGGGATAGAAGTTTTATTAGTTACGAGTACTGATGAAAAGCAAAGTCAAATAGTAGTTAAAGATTTGAGCTTAAAAATGCCTTTACTTAGTGATCCGAGTTGTCGGACATTTCGTACCTATCAAGTAGGGCAAGCCTTGGGAGCGCCTTTACCAGCCCAATTTGTCTTAGATAAAGATGGTAGATTGCGTTACAAGCATTTATTTTCGTTTTTTGATCACAATGCTAGTATCGAGAAATTGTTAGAAAAATTTGATTAA
- a CDS encoding AAA family ATPase codes for MTKLILLIGLPGSGKSNLAKQLVAQCPQMQLISTDAIRGQLFGSEAIQGSWLLIWREIERQLQQTVITNKIALFDATNAQRRHRRELIALARELGFTDITGVWIKTPVWLCLARNKKRPRQVPEDVILRMHRQLRDAPPTLQEGLENLIVHENISSPIQGSLLPISSIDKYGNCPDPVSVNHT; via the coding sequence ATGACAAAACTCATATTACTGATTGGTCTTCCTGGTAGCGGTAAGTCAAACTTGGCAAAACAATTAGTAGCACAATGCCCCCAGATGCAGCTGATTTCCACAGATGCCATCAGGGGGCAACTGTTTGGCTCAGAAGCAATTCAAGGGTCATGGCTGCTAATTTGGCGGGAGATAGAGCGGCAATTACAGCAAACTGTGATTACCAATAAAATCGCCCTTTTCGATGCTACCAACGCCCAACGCCGCCATCGTCGTGAACTTATTGCCCTAGCCCGTGAATTAGGCTTTACCGACATTACAGGAGTTTGGATCAAAACACCCGTCTGGTTATGTCTAGCACGTAACAAAAAACGCCCACGCCAAGTCCCCGAAGATGTCATCCTACGAATGCACCGCCAACTCCGCGATGCACCCCCCACCCTACAAGAAGGACTAGAAAACCTAATTGTCCATGAAAATATCTCTTCCCCCATTCAAGGCTCCCTACTCCCCATTTCCTCCATCGATAAGTACGGAAATTGCCCTGACCCAGTGAGCGTGAACCACACTTGA
- a CDS encoding peroxiredoxin yields MSITYGTQESLRVGQQAPDFTATAVVDQEFKTIKLSDYRGKYVVLFFYPLDFTFVCPTEITAFSDRYEEFKKLNTEILGVSVDSEFSHLAWIQTDRKSGGVGDLNYPLVSDIKKEVSDAYNVLDPAAGIALRGLFIIDKDGIIQHATINNLAFGRSVDETLRTLQAIQYVQSHPDEVCPAGWQPGEKTMTPDPVKSKVYFAAV; encoded by the coding sequence ATGTCCATCACCTACGGAACACAAGAAAGCCTCCGCGTTGGTCAACAGGCTCCCGATTTTACAGCAACAGCTGTAGTTGATCAGGAATTCAAGACAATTAAGCTTTCCGACTATCGTGGTAAGTATGTTGTCTTGTTCTTCTATCCCCTAGACTTTACCTTTGTTTGCCCCACGGAGATCACAGCATTTAGCGATCGCTACGAAGAATTCAAGAAACTTAACACCGAAATTCTCGGTGTGTCCGTTGATAGCGAGTTCTCCCACCTAGCTTGGATTCAAACTGATCGTAAGTCTGGTGGTGTTGGCGACCTAAATTATCCCTTAGTTTCCGATATTAAGAAAGAGGTTAGCGACGCTTACAACGTACTAGACCCAGCAGCAGGTATTGCTTTACGTGGTCTGTTCATCATCGATAAAGATGGTATCATTCAGCACGCTACTATTAACAACCTAGCTTTTGGTCGTAGCGTTGACGAAACCCTACGGACATTACAAGCAATCCAGTATGTCCAGTCTCACCCAGATGAAGTTTGCCCTGCTGGTTGGCAACCTGGCGAAAAGACCATGACTCCCGACCCTGTGAAGTCCAAAGTTTACTTCGCTGCTGTTTAA